One part of the Vicia villosa cultivar HV-30 ecotype Madison, WI linkage group LG6, Vvil1.0, whole genome shotgun sequence genome encodes these proteins:
- the LOC131612873 gene encoding uncharacterized protein LOC131612873, whose protein sequence is MSSLSYSSPYQLLEINMISAQDLSPVSKSMKAYAVAWLNPERKLATQIDQTGHTDPTWNEKFVFRVDDEFLGSENSVIMIEIYSSAWLRDVLVGTVAVLVSNLIPPGTRSGNRKPKLRFVALQIRRPSGRPQGILNIGVSLLDSTMRSMPLYSELSTSAVGLWDLMDLNPNKKKMINNCDNNSATDSKMLTLQRCQSEKNDSTVNEYSYYGAAGKNGYNGYEESEVSTVVQRKGGNEESLCSDVGPSPSVVAAAIAKGLYPLPAGRMKTVERERERPVVDEWSESNCTEGMNTKIERWRNELTPMYNKEECDELDEEIKKKMVAKQTPRRIGKTPGRPPVSQKGKFSCFGKAFGCEFSISCGGSNRKKKRDKVGLTSNSELTYDESFI, encoded by the coding sequence aTGTCGTCCTTATCATATTCCTCACCATATCAACTATTAGAAATTAACATGATCTCAGCACAGGATTTATCTCCTGTTTCCAAGTCTATGAAAGCCTATGCAGTCGCATGGCTAAATCCCGAACGAAAACTAGCCACACAGATTGATCAAACGGGCCACACCGATCCCACGTGGAACGAGAAATTCGTTTTCCGCGTCGACGATGAGTTTCTCGGATCGGAAAATTCTGTTATCATGATCGAGATCTACTCTTCCGCGTGGCTCCGTGATGTCCTCGTCGGAACCGTCGCTGTTCTCGTAAGCAATCTCATCCCGCCGGGAACTCGCTCCGGTAACCGGAAACCTAAGCTTCGTTTCGTGGCTTTGCAGATTCGTAGACCTTCCGGTCGTCCGCAAGGGATTCTTAACATCGGCGTTTCGTTGCTTGATAGCACGATGAGGAGTATGCCGTTGTACTCGGAGTTGAGCACTTCGGCGGTTGGATTATGGGATCTGATGGATTTGAATCCGAACAAGAAGAAGATGATTAACAATTGTGATAATAATTCAGCCACGGATTCGAAGATGTTAACTCTTCAACGTTGCCAGAGCGAGAAAAACGATTCGACGGTTAACGAATATTCGTATTACGGTGCCGCCGGGAAAAACGGTTATAACGGTTATGAGGAATCTGAAGTGAGCACGGTGGTACAGAGAAAAGGTGGAAACGAGGAGTCGTTGTGTTCGGATGTCGGACCTTCACCATCGGTTGTTGCGGCCGCGATAGCCAAGGGATTGTATCCATTACCGGCGGGGAGGATGAAGACTGTGGAGAGGGAGAGGGAAAGACCGGTGGTTGATGAATGGTCGGAGAGTAATTGTACGGAAGGGATGAATACGAAGATTGAGAGGTGGCGAAATGAGTTGACGCCGATGTATAATAAGGAAGAATGCGACGAATTGGATGAGGAGATTAAGAAGAAAATGGTGGCGAAGCAAACGCCGAGGCGGATTGGGAAGACACCGGGACGGCCGCCGGTgagtcagaaagggaagttttcgtGTTTTGGGAAGGCGTTTGGGTGTGAGTTTTCGATATCTTGTGGAGGAAGTAACCGGAAAAAGAAGCGCGATAAAGTCGGTCTAACCTCAAACTCTGAGCTAACTTATGATGAATCGTTTATATGA
- the LOC131612872 gene encoding uncharacterized protein LOC131612872 — protein sequence MDWVFVHKTWDKWASINIGSGLPLKAALLINYDPTGPSRLLSTIAEQEGIKVNIIELRHFVDCIRQNKLQTEIFNIGSNQYLVTSIHENWFSARCINTSKPAGEGAIVMQTAAYILVALYEGSIGPASRAMGAADQLAAQLGRKNL from the exons ATGGATTGGGTTTTTGTGCATAAAACTTGGGATAAGTGGGCTTCTATCAACATTGGTTCTG GTCTTCCTTTAAAAGCTGCTTTGCTGATTAATTATGACCCCACTGGACCATCTCGTCTGTTATCTACCAT TGCTGAACAAGAAGGAATAAAAGTCAATATCATTGAATTGAGACATTTTGTAGACTGCATCAGACAGAATAAGCTCCAGACTGAGATCTTCAATATTGGGTCCAATCAAT ACTTGGTTACATCAATTCACGAGAACTGGTTTAGTGCAAGGTGCATAAACACCTCAAAGCCTGCTGGGGAAGGTGCAATTGTTATGCAAACAGCAGCATATATCTTGGTTGCTCT GTATGAAGGTTCCATTGGTCCGGCATCTCGTGCTATGGGAGCTGCTGATCAGTTAGCAGCACAATTAGGGCGAAAAAATCTTTAG
- the LOC131610679 gene encoding inositol phosphorylceramide glucuronosyltransferase 1-like, with protein sequence MKPNTTTTCWCSLFLCFTICVQFQPCLGSTKTTTDEAYVTLLYGDEFLLGVRVLGKSIRNTRSNKDMVVLVSDGVSDFAKNLLLADGWIIEQITLLANPNRVRPKRFWGVYTKLKIFNMTHYKKVVYLDADTIVVKNIDDLFKCRRFCANLKHSERLNSGVMVVEPSETVFNDMVDKIKTTASYTGGDQGFLNSYFSGFPNAHVFDPNLSPEVLKSRPVPEMERLSTLYNADVGLYMLANKWMVDEKELRVIHYTLGPLKPWDWWTSWLLKPVDVWQDVRERLGESLPGTRGGQNPNDYFLVKFLFLLPFCALLFCCYHSFMKNREYFGSFFRGSLCDQVRHLYYKIRSSGTIAYTSMSTSATNSIHQLSNGSQCKVPTYLGGISVCVCLTTAVVSLGLALLIVPRQVLPWTGLLLMYEWTFTIFIILFGGYLHLIYRWGKYVASRAASSSLPESLDYDSGKRHQRQMSSCDVATWYYGLGMALLAIGAPSLPCLFGITALFLRLGLMVVGGIILASFMTYASEHLAIRSFLKGLDEWDIAPNRSLFLLC encoded by the exons ATGAAACCCAACACTACAACCACTTGTTGGTGTTCCTTATTCTTATGCTTCACTATTTGTGTTCAATTCCAACCTTGTTTAGGATCTACCAAGACAACCACCGATGAAGCTTACGTTACTCTTTTATACGGTGATGAATTCTTACTCGGCGTTCGAGTTCTCGGCAAATCAATTCGCAACACTCGATCCAATAAAGACATGGTTGTTTTAGTCTCCGATGGTGTTTCCGATTTCGCCAAAAACCTTCTCCTT GCTGATGGCTGGATAATTGAGCAGATTACTTTACTTGCTAACCCTAATCGTGTTCGTCCGAAGCGATTTTGGGGTGTTTATACTAAGTTGAAAATATTTAACATGACCCATTACAAAAAag TTGTTTACCTTGATGCGGATACTATTGTGGTTAAAAATATTGATGATCTTTTCAAATGTCGGAGATTTTGTGCTAATTTGAAGCATTCCGAGAGGTTGAATTCGGGAGTTATGGTTGTCGAGCCGTCTGAAACTGTTTTTAATGATATGgtggataaaataaaaactacTGCTTCTTACACTGGAG GAGATCAGGGATTTCTCAATTCCTATTTCTCTGGATTTCCTAATGCACATGTTTTTGATCCAAATTTGTCCCCGGAGGTGTTGAAATCCAGACCTGTTCCAGAAATGGAGAGACTGTCAACACTGTATAATGCAGATGTTGGTCTTTACATGCTTGCTAACAAG TGGATGGTAGATGAAAAAGAGCTCCGTGTGATTCACTATACACTGGGACCTCTTAAGCCTTGGGACTGGTGGACATCTTGGCTTTTGAAACCTGTTGATGTCTGGCAG GATGTAAGGGAACGGCTCGGGGAATCCCTTCCTGGGACAAGAGGCGGCCAAAATCCTAATGACTATTTTCTTGTGAAATTTCTTTTTCTGCTACCATTCTGTGCTTTACTATTCTGCTGCTATCATTCATTTATGAAG AATCGAGAGTACTTTGGTTCATTTTTTAGAGGCTCGCTTTGTGATCAAGTCAGACACCTTTATTATAAGATTAGGTCAAGTGGAACAATTGCATATACAAGCATGTCAACATCAGCAACCAATTCAATTCACCAG CTCTCAAATGGTTCTCAGTGCAAGGTTCCTACCTATCTGGGGGGTATTTCTGTATGTGTCTGTTTAACGACTGCAGTGGTGTCCCTTGGGCTAGCTCTCTTGATTGTTCCCCGGCAAGTGCTGCCATGGACTGGTTTGCTTTTGATGTATGAATGGACATTcacaatatttattatattatttggaGGTTATCTCCATTTGATTTATCGGTGGGGAAAATACGTGGCATCACGGGCAGCATCCTCGTCACTTCCCGAGTCTTTGGATTACGATTCTGGAAAAC GTCATCAGCGACAAATGTCATCGTGTGACGTTGCTACGTGGTACTATGGTTTAGGGATGGCCTTGTTGGCCATTGGTGCTCCATCTTTGCCTTGTCTTTTTGGAATAACTGCCTTGTTTTTAAG GTTAGGTTTGATGGTTGTTGGGGGCATCATTTTGGCATCTTTCATGACATATGCTTCAGAACATCTTGCTATCAGGTCATTTCTAAAAGGCCTTGATGAGTGGGATATTGCTCCAAATAGGAGCTTGTTTTTGTTATGTTGA
- the LOC131612870 gene encoding F-box protein At5g03970 — MGKSKKKRQKTSPNDIDNTSVRDVLNCDDIMHEILLRVPPSTLSKLIIVSKRWLYVVCASSFRRRYLAQWGQDFRHLGFFVCNFLYLGRPRNGVCRPSWEPALPFLSTCKEGDDFMRSGMLKKLGYFIDSANGVILSGVHPKIYYVYDTMAKQRYQLPVPQQFYKTLCMALIVEEYLEGDICYKVIRAKCESKLRERNTVSIETYSSKTGNWKQSTLMCSTSFALVPRTVGMVVGGVVHWLAIWGKLVIYDPRLGDRNVALVKLPAGVLSQEHEESVLGESSDGLLQYGQSNNLGLEIWVLEKEPGAGPSTYCNCTHLKYKWILRWRLNFKAIWKQIPTFSLYFKETQILSFLPQNSTSVFIRVGWNIFLCDLETKTAEVVNYQGRGASISWESSKVVPYFLPAWPHSSSVSGQNGT, encoded by the coding sequence ATGGGTAAGAGTAAGAAAAAAAGACAGAAAACGAGTCCTAATGATATTGATAATACTAGTGTTCGCGATGTACTCAACTGTGATGATATCATGCATGAGATTCTACTTCGTGTTCCACCATCAACTTTGTCCAAATTAATCATTGTATCCAAAAGATGGCTCTATGTTGTTTGCGCGTCGTCGTTTCGCCGTCGATATTTGGCTCAATGGGGTCAAGATTTTCGACATTTAGGGTTTTTTGTGTGCAATTTTTTGTACCTTGGAAGACCTAGAAACGGTGTTTGTCGCCCTTCGTGGGAACCCGCGCTTCCGTTCTTGTCGACTTGTAAAGAGGGTGATGATTTTATGAGGTCTGGAATGCTTAAAAAGCTTGGTTACTTTATTGATTCGGCTAATGGTGTTATACTTTCTGGTGTGCATCCTAAGATTTATTATGTTTATGATACAATGGCGAAGCAACGGTATCAGCTTCCGGTGCCTCAGCAGTTTTATAAAACTTTATGTATGGCGTTGATTGTTGAGGAGTATCTTGAGGGTGATATTTGCTATAAAGTGATTCGTGCGAAATGTGAATCTAAGCTTAGGGAACGGAATACGGTGTCGATTGAGACTTACTCGTCGAAAACGGGTAATTGGAAGCAATCTACTCTGATGTGTTCGACATCTTTTGCGCTGGTCCCGAGGACTGTTGGTATGGTGGTTGGAGGAGTTGTACATTGGCTTGCAATTTGGGGGAAACTTGTCATTTATGATCCACGTCTTGGAGATAGGAATGTTGCTTTGGTTAAATTACCGGCGGGTGTGTTATCGCAGGAGCACGAGGAGTCTGTTCTTGGGGAGTCGTCGGATGGGCTTTTGCAGTATGGTCAGAGCAATAACTTGGGTTTGGAGATATGGGTTCTTGAGAAAGAGCCGGGAGCCGGTCCATCCACTTACTGCAACTGTACTCATTTGAAGTACAAATGGATTCTGAGGTGGAGATTGAATTTCAAAGCAATATGGAAGCAAATACCAACTTTTAGCTTGTATTTTAAAGAGACTCAGATATTGTCTTTTCTTCCTCAGAATTCTACATCTGTGTTTATTAGAGTGGGCTGGAACATTTTCCTGTGTGATTTGGAGACCAAAACTGCGGAAGTGGTTAATTATCAAGGGAGAGGAGCCTCCATTTCATGGGAATCTAGCAAAGTTGTTCCTTACTTTCTGCCTGCTTGGCCACACTCTTCATCTGTGTCAGGACAGAATGGAACATGA